From Magnetococcales bacterium, a single genomic window includes:
- a CDS encoding clan AA aspartic protease: MGTTHVMVEIKNLAADQPPYKDNFLVDTGAIHCLAAASHLRKAGIGEEGRATCELADGSRSEFSYGFARILFMGMETVAQVIFGPEGCEPLLGVVALENTGVGVDPVTQSLRRLSAISLK, translated from the coding sequence ATGGGTACCACACATGTCATGGTTGAGATAAAAAATCTGGCCGCCGATCAACCACCCTATAAAGACAATTTTTTGGTCGATACAGGAGCCATTCACTGTCTGGCTGCTGCGTCGCATCTGCGCAAGGCCGGTATTGGTGAGGAAGGCAGGGCCACCTGTGAGTTGGCGGATGGCAGCCGGAGCGAATTTTCCTATGGATTTGCCAGAATTTTGTTCATGGGCATGGAAACGGTCGCCCAGGTGATTTTTGGACCAGAAGGGTGTGAACCCCTGTTGGGTGTTGTGGCCCTGGAAAATACAGGTGTCGGTGTTGATCCGGTCACGCAGTCACTCCGACGCTTGTCCGCCATTTCGTTGAAATGA
- a CDS encoding nucleotidyltransferase domain-containing protein, producing the protein MRDTGLSQRELAWMQAVFRGIPEIRAVVVFGSRAKGNYRPQSDVDLVLVGVADELRAETVADALDQLPMPCKFDVKAGDSIRYPPLLEQIRRVGVTIYQREENGAQQLEDRDPVVLDALWGLQALQPAPARSDQQRDSGL; encoded by the coding sequence ATGCGTGACACGGGCCTGAGTCAACGGGAATTGGCCTGGATGCAGGCGGTTTTCCGGGGGATTCCGGAAATACGTGCCGTGGTTGTGTTTGGTTCCCGTGCCAAGGGGAACTATCGGCCCCAGTCGGATGTGGATTTGGTTTTGGTAGGTGTCGCGGATGAACTTAGGGCGGAAACGGTGGCCGATGCGCTGGACCAGTTGCCCATGCCATGCAAGTTTGATGTCAAAGCCGGCGACAGCATCCGTTATCCGCCATTGTTGGAACAGATCCGCCGGGTGGGGGTGACCATTTACCAGCGCGAGGAGAATGGAGCGCAGCAGCTTGAAGATCGCGATCCTGTTGTGCTTGATGCTCTTTGGGGATTGCAGGCTTTGCAACCTGCACCTGCCCGGAGTGATCAGCAGCGGGATTCAGGTTTGTGA